From the Musa acuminata AAA Group cultivar baxijiao chromosome BXJ3-1, Cavendish_Baxijiao_AAA, whole genome shotgun sequence genome, the window atatttgtTGATAGAAGAAAGGGGATCATACCCTAATTGTATGAATGaattgaagtaaaaaaaaagaaagaagaataaaaataattttttttagctataatatcttctttttatagTTCTCAATTTCATCTCTGTCTAAATTTATTAAGGTTTTCCTAGTTATAATGTATGTATGTAAATGTGTATATGGATTTGAGTCCTTTTGTCATATGATTTCTTAATTTGTGTCCAACATCTGcaaaatattttttacattttctatATTCTTAGATTTTATGTGTTCATACTATCATCCTACATACTCAAGTTTACCATACATCATAACCATACTGATTGAAGATGATGTTTATACCTGTTAATTGACCTTCTACATTAAATACTAATTTATGCTTAGTATGCTTCTACAATCCTGGTTTTAAATTTATGTCTGGCAAAAGATCAGTGATTCAGCTTCTCCTCTTTATGTTAATGTTATTTCAATAGGTGATGATTTGTAATGACAGTGGATCCAATGGGTACTATGTGTATTTAGGTGCTTGACATCTTAGCATGATGACTTTACTAAAGAAATCAACATGATTATTTCTAACATTAGCCTCTATTAGTTTGCTTAATAAGATGTCAAGTGTCAGTATACATATTCCACCTTTTACCATTGATCAGATCATAGAATAAACACTACAGAAGCTGGAGGATTAACTTAATACAATAGATAACATCAGTGAAACCTTATTGCAATGACCTGATTCACTTAATTACCAggggaaaaaattatttttctgaagTGCATATATCAGCATGTTTTGCCACATCAATGGGTTATAGACCTTGTATTACACAGAGGTAGATGAACATGGAATGAAGCCATTCATAATTTTCTCTCTTTAGATCATTTGATCAGGATCGTTTTGTGATGGTGCATGAACACTTCGGACCAAAGTGCCCAAAAAGTGAGGGCCTGTGCCTGCATTCTGTGGCACATCCCCTCTGATGCTTCACCTGCCAAACCCATACCCccccatcttctctctctctctctctctcccttaacCCTATAACCCACCCCCCTACCACGCCTGTCGTCAACAAACCCCCATCCACGCTACcacagcatctctctctctctctctctctctctctctctctctcatattgcACTTACTCATGTCAGAGACATTAAGCATTTCCCCTTCCATTACAAGTAGTTCCCTTCACAGACTTGTGCTTGCTCAGATTCCCTCCTAACAAAAGTTtgcaatactctctctctctctctctcactgtctctcgctctctctgtGAAAAGATATCTTTTTTCTGCATTATAGCCTTCTACAATAGCCATGCAAATCTGCTATAAGATTTGGTCCTCTTTAGCTGGGAAGCATGAAGTGTATATATTAATGCCTCACTAAGACAGCCTGCTACGTACAAAAACCATGTAAATCCGACATTATATATGGTCCTCTTCAGGCGGGAAACATCAAGTGTATGAGGGTAACATATCAAGACACAGAAAGACTTGAACTTGCATATGCATTGTGTTCACTCATGGAAGCACACTGATTGGTTTGTTCCATCCGCTGCCAGCAGCTGTGGGATGGTGACATGGTTCCCAGGGAGCTACTGCTTACCTAAGAGCCTAAGGCCTGTTGACAGAGCTACTATATGGCTATCAAGCTACTTCACTTCGAACAACAATGATATATATGAGATCACATGGCTTCGAAAGAGTCCATGGTACCCCTGACATGAGATGCATTGGTCTCCATGTTATTGTTTGTCCTTGCTGAGCTCAATGCATGCTCCATGGTTTTCACTTGGATCCTCTCAATGATCACCCGTTCGTGTACTGTCccaagttagagagagagagagagagagagagagagagagagagagagagagagaggaagattaGGGTTTTCTTCTTGAACAAGGAAAGGTTGGGTGTGTGATTGATCTCTTGCTGGTATATGCCCAAAGACATTAATGAAAGAATTACCTGAGGCACAAAAGGAATGCTACTCTATTTTCTACTTGGAGAAAGGAACTCAGATGTGCAGTTCAGATCAGCAGATGATCTCACACATCTATCCTTCCTCAGCTTTCAATCATTAAGCAAACAAATGCAGAATCTCTTTGACAGATTCTGCTCGATGACGTATCACATTCCACCCTCTATCATTGCAGTAAATGCAATTTGTACCATTCTACCTGCTTGCTTCACCAACACTCATACAAATGGACAGCACATGCAAATGATACATAGCAAGCATTGTGTGCAGTGGAGACAGTGTTAAGTACTCTGCATTAACAACAATCCACACACAAACCTCTCCATATAGAAGTTGATATCATTGACTGCAGTTGCTCTGAATGGCAAGACAGAAGTGGGTCTCCTTCCGCTGTGTCATATCTTTTCTGCAGGTGTCATGTCATGGATGCAAGGCAAAGCAGAAGAACACAAGGGATACCAACCAACCTGCTTCGATTCACTCTCTCCTTTGTTCCAGTGGCTCTTGGGATTGGATCGAAATGATAGGAGTGTCATACGCTAATGCAGAAGCAGGGAAAAAGGAATTAGATCAAGAGATGCAAAAGCACATTTGTCACAACCACACTTAGTGTTGTTTCAcaaaaaagaaaagcataaagCCAACTTATCATCATGTCTAAGACAGAGGGTTCAAAAGATTGACCTGGTGGCGCTGATGCTAGAAATGAGAGTATGAGTGCTGTTTCATCAATCGGATGATTCTAATCTTAGCCTGCTCCTGTGTATGTTACACAGATTTACTGGAAGGTAGGGGAAACATCGATGGCTGAGCTAGGAAACCAGGTTGCAGGATCCCAAGGGAGGGAGGAGGCAAGAGTTGCCATAGAAAGCTTGGGTTTGAGCAAACCCATAAGCTTGTTTGAGGGGACATGAGGCAGGATCTAAGGTTGTAGGAATGCAGGAATGAGTTCCAAGAGACAATAGTCTGGGACAGCAGCACAGGAAACAAGAACTAAACACCCCTTGCAGGAGGCAGAAGACAGCAGCAACAACTATTCTGAACACAAAAGTGGGTGGCCTTTTGCAGCATAGAAGGGTCTTCTACTTCATGATCACTCTCATATCCCCATAGAATTAGATTGTAGTTAGTGGTGGTAAATCAAACATGCTCGATAATGAAATAATGCAACCATGTCATGCAAGCATGCAGGCAACAATGAAATAATGTGAGTGTGGGTGAGTCATCTGTGAGCATAAAATATGCAAAAGAAACACACCACACCAGCACAATGCCTGTGACTTCCCCTCTCATGGCAGGAAACAATTCTATAACCCAAAGGGGGCAATCCATTGCAGAACTACAAGAAGCACTATGATCATCAtacattataataaaataaaaaaatgtgaGAGAGATTATAATGGTGCAACAACCTTGGATATAGTTTATAAGCATAAGCAACACAGGGAAAAGGAAGAGCCTCAAGGAAAAGGGATGTGGGGCTTTGCCTTGGGAAGGAAGAAGGGTAcaaggagagagagggagagggagagggagagggagagagagagaggaatggtgAGGGTTATAACCATTTCTTTTGGCTCACAGCTTCCGAAATCCCATGCAACGTGCACCACCTCCACATTCTCCTCCTTCCAATAGACAGGAGCAGAAACTAGGGTTAGGGTTCCTAGCCAAGATGATATAGGAGTATATGCTAACCTATATTACCTGCACTGCACTTCCCCTCCCTCTTCTCCAACTCAGGTCTTACAATTAAGAACAAAAACCCTACTTAGATCCACAGACAACAGGAACGAGGGAGAGGGAAAGAGAGAGCTAATTGAGTAGGTTATGAGCACTTTGGTATGGTAGGGTTGTTGCACTAGTGCCAAGAAGAGACGGAGAAGAGGGACTTCTTCTGCCACCCCAAGAAGAAGGAATCCCTCACCATCTGCAGCTGATACCCTTCGGATGGGTAGTGCAGGCGGAGCAGGAGGCGGGCCTGCGACAGCGCGAAGGGGCTGAGGGGCAGATTGGTGAATCCGGCGCGCCGCATCAGAGCCTCCCACCACTCGAACCGCTCGTGCCGCTCCCTCCTCCCATCGCCCTCGCGGCTGACGACGTCCTCGATCTCTTTGCTGAGCCACACCTGCTCCACCGCCACCCGCTCCCGGCTGGTCGGTGGCAGCGTCGCCTCCAGCGACTCGAACACCGCCGTGTAGTAGTCCAGTGCCTCCGTGAACCTCTGCAGGAAGATGGGCGAGTTGTGGCTTGCCTCCCTCTCGGCCACCGTCACCACCGCCGGGTTCATCGCTCGAACAGCTTGAAGAAATGCCCGTAGGTCATGGGAGCCGTCACTGCCGCCGCCATCTTTCAGTAGCTTGTGCAAGAACAGCACGCAGTTCACCGCGAGGATCTCGCCCGGGTGGAGTTGGAAGGAAGAAGAGGTCAGGTCGGCACTGGTGCTAGAGAGAGGGTTGCTGGAggtggaggggaggaggaggggatGGAACTGAAAGTGTAGGTTCAAGGAATCGGCGAAGGTCTGAAGCCGATCGCCTGTGCGGCGGAGGACTTCGAGGTTGCTCCCGGTGCCGGTGACGCGAATGGAAGGGGGATCTTTGGGGTCGGAGCGCTCCGCTATAGCTTGGAGCAGGGGCGGCCATTGCAGCCCGTGGGAAGTGTCGAAATCGAGGATGTGGACCTGGCGGCGGCCATCGACCGCCTCAAGGATGGCCTGGTTGGCGGTAAGGTGCGCGAACCGGAGGAAGGGGGTGATCTGGTTGAAGGAGAGGTAGGACGACTGGAGGGCCTCCGGGGACGCAGCGTCGACGACTGGGGGGAGGAGACGCTCGACGCGGAGGGAGAGGGCGCGGGCGAATTGGTGGACGAGGCGGTCGGTGGAGTCGCCATAGGGAGAGGCAGTGGCCAAGAGGAGAGAGGCAGTGCGCTGCGCCGCGGGGAGGTCGCCGCGGTGGGCGAGCTCGGCGCAGCTGAGCAGGAGCTGGCGCGCGTGGGCGGAGGGAGAGATCTGGCCATGCTGGGGGTTGGGGTGGAGGGGATTGGAGTGGCGGTGGTGTTCTTGATCGCCCTCTTCATGGGACTTGAGTGAACTGAGCATATCTAAGGCCTCCTCAGCAGGCGgtgggaggagggggaggaggagcggGAGGCGTGAGAGGTAGAGGAGAAGTACCTGATGGAGTGTGGAGGAGAGGAGAGCAGCGGCAGTGGCAGTAGCAGTtgcggagagagagagattggtggGCTTGGCATCGCTCTGCTTTAAAAGGACATCTGCGAAGGCAGCAGCTTCCTTGACAGGACATGATCTGCAAAGAAAACACAGATGTGGGGAGTGATAGTTGTAGTAGTTTAGTGGTAGTAGTAATAGTAGTCGTAGGAGATAGATTGAAGTAGGGAGTGGCAGCTGCTCTGTGCTGTCTCACTGTTTCACCAAGCCccgtctctctctatctctctctctaagTGTGGGGTAATGTGGCAGGGGTGGGGGAAAGGTCATGCTCTTCTTGTCTTCTTTTACATGGACTTGGGCGGATTGAGATGGGGGCAGATTTGTTGTCAGCTTAGGAATGATGAAGGGATTAAATGAGGAGAGTAGGAATCTAAAACATTCTAAAGGTTGGGTGGGGGACTGCCACGATAAGGACTAAAATAAACAAGATGAAGGCaccaaagaagagagagagagagtgagagaggggTTGATGATgatgggtgtgtgtgtgtgtgcatggaAAGTAGGAGGTCTAACTTGAAGAGTCGAAGCACTAAAAGATGCTCTTAGATCATGAATGAGAACAAGGGGAGGGGGAGCATGCAGCATTCGCTAACAGTATCAAGAGTTCTTTCTCCCTCTAttatctctctctctgtgtttgtgATTTCTTGCGGCTCTCTCACTTATTGTGGATCTTGGACACGCAAAGCTTTTAATGGAGGAATAGAGATCACACACAACCAACTCCAACCATCTCTTGTTTTGTCTCCTTGTGGGATCTCCATCGATGGCTGCCGCATAGCTTCTTTGCAGCCCCTCTCTTGCAGTCAGTACAATGTAAGACTGTTGCAACAAGCAATATCCTCCACATCTATCCATCTCCCTCCCTTGTAAtctaatcctctctctctctctctctctctctctctctctctctctctctgcatgtgatgtgtgtgtgtgtgtgtgttcgcaTACACTAGCAGAAAGGGCACACCTAAAGGTCCAGCCTTCATGACTGCTACTCCCAGTGAGTTCTCACATCACAAGCAAACCAAGGCGGCATCTTGGTACCAACTCATTAGCAAACAAATGGTATATTGCAggcccaagagagagagagagagagagagagagagagagagagagagagatcatatgACAAAATGGATGGAATGTTTCAGAATCAGACCCCCAGATAAGGCAATTCATCAACCTCTGCTCATCATCATGAAGCCATCCTCTTAATCTTCAAACTCATTAAGATGCCTCACTTGCCGCATGCAGACTCTCTTCCTTCTTCATCTTTTATCTTACCTGAATAATACggcaaagaagatgaagaaggaggaggaaaagatcTCTGTGAATCTAAATACTCTTAGAACAAAGAGGAGATAATTAAGGGCCCAGAAATAAAGAGGCAGAAGAAATCTTAATCTTACTGGTGGAAGCTGAAGAGCTCTCATCCCAACACAGAAAGAGAACCTGCAGCTCATCCCTTTGCCTTGAACTGCATCAGGAGAAGGAAGGGGAAAATGAGAAGCTAATGGGAACAAACAAATCCAAAGCAGAAAAAGAATACCCCATAAAACAAGCAAGCAAACAAACAAACACAACTTGTTCTTTGCTAAATTTTACCTCTGCTTGGGTGCACTGATCTGACATGCTTAAAAAGTCCACCTTTTCCTCTACTTTCGACTCTCTCTTTCTACAATATATAACCAGTACTCCTTCCTCACCCTACTTCCTCCAGCATCCATTCCTTCTCTCAGCTCCCCACACCTTTGCCCCCACCCATGCCAAAACCTCAGATCAGCAAAGGATATTGTGCCAAAGAATTATATAATAgttccacagagagagagagagagagagagagagagagagaggggttgtaGTTTTGAGTGGAGTTCAAGGCAGGAAAAGGCAACACACTCAAGAACACATGGGGACCAAAGGATGGCACTCTATTACGAGAAGCCATGGGTGGAATTAGTTCCATGAAAAGAGAAGCACCAAAATATACGCAATAAAAAGAGCCCACTTGCTGTACTGTTCCCTCACTCTCTCATCTCGATCTCTAACATGGTAATGGTAACACCAGTGCAGAAGCACTTCAGTAGGACTGGTGAAGTGATATCAGCCTCCTCTTAGGGTTCTCTAATGCCATCTTCCTGAGTGCTACATTACCCATGCATGCAATCTTGCaccaaaagagaacaaaagagaAGTTGCAGGGTACTTTGCATTAACCATTAACCCTCCTGGTTGCAGAATACCAAGGAATTGAGTACTGATAATTCTGGTAAGTAAGTTTAGAGTGAGAGAAACAAGGAACAGATCACATCACAATCACTTGCGCTCAGATACATGATCAACGTTATTACTTGGAAGGCCTCATCCGTGCTCTCCTAAGGTTCTTAGGAGTTGAAAGGTGATCAGACTGACAGTCCTCTTAGGGTTCTTAGGATTCATCTATGAGATGCTTCTTCCTGTGAGAGCTCTTCTTACATATATTCATCGGCGTATGTCACatttctctctctgtgtgtgtctctctctctcactctcatatatatatatatatatatatatatatatatatatatatatatatatatatatatatatatatatatatatatatatatatatatatatatatatagtccacaCGATCGGTACAATGTAGGCAGAAGGAGGTGACAACCGATTGATTGTTGTCGCCATGTAGTGTAATTATTAGGGTTAGTGTTCTGACATCCTCCTTTTCTTCATCTTGTTCCTCACACTCCTTGTCTGCTTATGGTCTTCGAGGGTTTGCGCCATGCATGTTCCCCACTGCCTTCCTCACCTAACTCTGCTTGCCAAACCAGCAAAGTCAAACCATTTTGGGGAATCGAAGATGACAAGAAGCGAAAACAAGGCAGCAGCTAATTCCCATTACAATATCATCAATTACATGCAAACATTCTTACTCTGTTATATATGGAGTGCAGTATGACTTTCTATCCTCCTCTCCTTTAGCATGCAAAATTAATGCTTCCTATATACATTGAATAATTCGATatgaatttttttctatttttttctttttattcagaTTGTTCTTTTGTCTTCACCATGTAATGTTTTTGGACTTGCAACAAAAAAAACTTGGATAGCACATGATGAAGAAAAACGAATTAAAATGGAGATTTTTTACAAAACACATGAGGTCAGATTTGGCAGTCTTGTTAATTTAGATCATAAGAGCAAATTGGAACCTTTTGCTTTGCTATAAATCACAGTATGGAACATGCAGATGTTCAGAAGAATTGAAACAATTATTAATAGGTAAAcaaattttatcatatattataaataaaaatttaaatattcttaatcGACTAACCTAACTAAGAATGATTTTTTACATAGTGTCCACATAATTGGCATTTGTTGTGTGATGATCTACCATCCTCGATGCCCCTGCCACTATTCCTTCTTCGTCTCatctcttcttttttccttcttcttcttcctcttttgtaGCATCCTCTActacctcttcttcttttctctccttttccttcatttataaaatattagtatatatcaatataccatatatcAGTATATCTGATCGATACGTATCGATCTAAAAGATCATTGAGACAGATCTAGTATCTAAAATGATAAACCTTGGTATTAactcttaaaaataaataaatattaaaaaattttgacTATTCATAATGAGGTCTTGAGTTCAATCTAATCTTGACAACTTACTTtgtgagggaaaaaaaaaagaaaacgataTCCGCGTGTCATCTTAGATCTTGTCCATACTCTCGCATCAAATATTAAtccaaataaataaagaaatactTCATagggaaagaataaaaaaaaaagaaaattcttgaAAGGAAAGgaacaaacaaaagaaataagAAAGAGGAAACATTAGAGTGGCTTTCAGGATTCTTTCTTCATCGCCATGGGAGCTAAATGCTCTCTCGAACCACAATAAGATCCTCATCCTATTTAAGAGACAGTAATATATTCCCCTTCCACTAAATGACAAGCCCTTGGGAGTTCTTGTGTCTCTCTCCTAAGGGATGCTAGAC encodes:
- the LOC103993532 gene encoding protein MONOCULM 1-like isoform X1, which codes for MNCLIWGSCPVKEAAAFADVLLKQSDAKPTNLSLSATATATAAALLSSTLHQVLLLYLSRLPLLLPLLPPPAEEALDMLSSLKSHEEGDQEHHRHSNPLHPNPQHGQISPSAHARQLLLSCAELAHRGDLPAAQRTASLLLATASPYGDSTDRLVHQFARALSLRVERLLPPVVDAASPEALQSSYLSFNQITPFLRFAHLTANQAILEAVDGRRQVHILDFDTSHGLQWPPLLQAIAERSDPKDPPSIRVTGTGSNLEVLRRTGDRLQTFADSLNLHFQFHPLLLPSTSSNPLSSTSADLTSSSFQLHPGEILAVNCVLFLHKLLKDGGGSDGSHDLRAFLQAVRAMNPAVVTVAEREASHNSPIFLQRFTEALDYYTAVFESLEATLPPTSRERVAVEQVWLSKEIEDVVSREGDGRRERHERFEWWEALMRRAGFTNLPLSPFALSQARLLLRLHYPSEGYQLQMRMTLLSFRSNPKSHWNKGESESKQVGWYPLCSSALPCIHDMTPAEKI
- the LOC103993532 gene encoding protein MONOCULM 1-like isoform X2 — encoded protein: MNCLIWGSCPVKEAAAFADVLLKQSDAKPTNLSLSATATATAAALLSSTLHQVLLLYLSRLPLLLPLLPPPAEEALDMLSSLKSHEEGDQEHHRHSNPLHPNPQHGQISPSAHARQLLLSCAELAHRGDLPAAQRTASLLLATASPYGDSTDRLVHQFARALSLRVERLLPPVVDAASPEALQSSYLSFNQITPFLRFAHLTANQAILEAVDGRRQVHILDFDTSHGLQWPPLLQAIAERSDPKDPPSIRVTGTGSNLEVLRRTGDRLQTFADSLNLHFQFHPLLLPSTSSNPLSSTSADLTSSSFQLHPGEILAVNCVLFLHKLLKDGGGSDGSHDLRAFLQAVRAMNPAVVTVAEREASHNSPIFLQRFTEALDYYTAVFESLEATLPPTSRERVAVEQVWLSKEIEDVVSREGDGRRERHERFEWWEALMRRAGFTNLPLSPFALSQARLLLRLHYPSEGYQLQMVRDSFFLGWQKKSLFSVSSWH